The nucleotide window AATAAACATAATCTACTGCCCGGAGTGAATGTAAACGGTGGGTAATGATGACAATGACTGCATCTTTATGATGGGCCCGTAAACCGTCGATAACATGCTGTTCCAGCTGTATATCGAGTGCCGCCGTGGCCTCGTCAAAAACAATCAGTCTGGCTTTCCGCACCAATGCCCTGGCAATGGATATTCTTTGTTTCTGGCCATCCGACAGCGTAGTACCGTTTTCATTGATGATGGTGTCTATTCCTTCCGGCAGGTCCTCTAATACCTCTGCCAGTCCGGCCTGAGTAGCAGCTTCGCGCACCTCCTTCATTGCAGCATCGAAACTGCCGTATCGCACATTCTCAAAAATTGTCTGGCTGAACAGCTGGTTTTCTTTTTCTATGAGCCCGATCGACTGATGCCAGTCAGACAGGCTATGGACCGGTATTTCATCATCCAGCAGCACATGACCGGAGGACGGTTTTACAAAGTCGCACAACAGGTTGCATATAGTACTCTTTCCTGATCCGCTGGGGCCGATGATGCCATATATTTTTCCTTTCTGCAAACGCATGTTCACATCATCCAGTATACATTTCCCATTATCTGCCAGCGATACATGTTCCAGCGTGATAGCCTGGAAATCAGGTGTGGGTATACGGTCTTTAGTTACCGGAGAAACATCGTCCATATATTTACTCACCCGCTCCATCGACACCAGTGCTTTCGTCAAGTTGTTATAGCTGTTCATGATGTTCATGGTGGGAGAATACAACCGGTTCAGGTACTGGATGAAAGCGATCAGGGCGCCAATGGTCAGCAGGCCTTCAAACACAGCTTTCCCTCCGTACATCAGCACCACCACCGGTCCTATCGCCACCAGGAATACAGTGGCATTGCTGTTGAGTGAACTCAGTAAGGCATTCCTGGTACCGAGCTGTATGTCCTGCTGCTGGAGAGCATGCAGTTTATCCTGCTCATAGGTGGCCGTACTATAACTTCTTACTACGCGGATGTTTTTTATTTTCTCCAGCACAAAATTATTGAGCAGTTCCTGCAGGTCCTGGCTCTTCCGGAAGTTGGCCTGCAGCAGTGGTGTAAATTTCCGGATGCTGAAGATCATCAGTGGCAGTATGAGAAAACTGATAAGGGTAAGTTTCAGATTCAGCAGGGCCAGCATGATGACAATACCAGTAACAGTGAGTAAATCCGTCATGAAAGTCAGTACCAGTACGGAAACTGCCGCCTGTATATTCTGTACGTCATTCATCACTGTAAACAATATATCACCTGGTTTCGCCAGCCGGAAAAAACTCATGGGCCGCGCAAGGATGTTTCGCAGGATATCCGATCTGATAGCGGCTACAATACGCAGGCTCACCCTGGCATACAGCATGTCTGTACATACCGAGCAGAGAATACGTATAACATAGATAACCACAAGAACCGCCAGTATCCACACCAGCTGCGTATAATTTCCTTTCGGAAAAATATCATCAATGATGATCTTGAGTATATAGGGCGTAGCTAATGATCCGGCACTGGTAATGATCATCAGGAGGAATATCAGCAGTTCGAGTCCCAGATGAGGGTACAGGTACCTGATAAATCGTTTTATGTATGAAGC belongs to Chitinophaga sp. HK235 and includes:
- a CDS encoding ABC transporter ATP-binding protein; this encodes MAAKHHHASYIKRFIRYLYPHLGLELLIFLLMIITSAGSLATPYILKIIIDDIFPKGNYTQLVWILAVLVVIYVIRILCSVCTDMLYARVSLRIVAAIRSDILRNILARPMSFFRLAKPGDILFTVMNDVQNIQAAVSVLVLTFMTDLLTVTGIVIMLALLNLKLTLISFLILPLMIFSIRKFTPLLQANFRKSQDLQELLNNFVLEKIKNIRVVRSYSTATYEQDKLHALQQQDIQLGTRNALLSSLNSNATVFLVAIGPVVVLMYGGKAVFEGLLTIGALIAFIQYLNRLYSPTMNIMNSYNNLTKALVSMERVSKYMDDVSPVTKDRIPTPDFQAITLEHVSLADNGKCILDDVNMRLQKGKIYGIIGPSGSGKSTICNLLCDFVKPSSGHVLLDDEIPVHSLSDWHQSIGLIEKENQLFSQTIFENVRYGSFDAAMKEVREAATQAGLAEVLEDLPEGIDTIINENGTTLSDGQKQRISIARALVRKARLIVFDEATAALDIQLEQHVIDGLRAHHKDAVIVIITHRLHSLRAVDYVYSVANGSIVKKGPPEEFSVITHTNFQTDII